The Natronolimnobius baerhuensis DNA segment TCGTCTGTGAACTGCCTGCTCACCGCTCGAGCGGCCTCGTCGTAGTCGTCGCCGCGGTGGAGGTACGACGAACTGGGGTCGAACACGTCGAGATGGGCATGAATCGCCGCTCGCTCGGCATCGACGGGCCAGACGTGGACGTGTGCCCAGCCGTCGCCGAGGCGTGGCCGCCGAACCGAGAGCGCTGGCTCGATCAATTCCTCACGGCGGTCGTCCCACGCTCGCGCTGGACTATCCGGGAGCAGTTGCGTCCACTCGAGATTTGTGAGACCTGTAAATTCGGCTTCGATTGCGGCTATCGCCGGCTGGCTCCCGGGCACGCGAACGTGGACGTTGATCGGCATCGAGACGCGCCACTCGCCGTCGTCGTTGCGCTTGTAGACACACGTCGGATACTCTGTCTCGAGGTCGCGTTCGACGATGTCACTCGCGTCAGCCTCGGTCACGGTTTCAGCGCGCGCGGGGCGAGCGCTGGCACCAACTGCGACGGCGCTGCCGATCCCGGCAAGTGTCTCGCGTCTGGTCACGTCTCGAGCCATGTCGGGTTCCAGTCCGGCGTCTCTCGAAAGAAGGGTTCGGCCTGAGTGTTCCGGGGTCGATTACGGAAGAAGGAGTGAGCGAGTTGGCGCGACGCAAAGACAGGCGCGTCAGACCGCTTCGCCGATAGCAGCCGTCTGCTCTGCGACCTCGAGCAGGGTCGACCAAGTGTTCATCGCGGCGCGCAAGGCGATAACGTCAGTTGCAGTAATCTGAATGCAAATCGTCGAGTCGGCACGCTCGAGGGTAGTCTGTGAGCGTTCGTCGTCGATTTCGCCGATTTCGCGGGCGATGCTATCGGCGACGAGGTGGGCGCGAGCAGGAGTCTCGTACTCGAACTCGAGCGTCGCGTCGTGAGAAGACACCTTACTGGACGCCGACTTCCTTGACGTCACGGCTGCGTTCTTTCAGGAGGACGCGGTTTCCGCAGTACGGACAGCGGACGCCGCCGTACTCATCGAGCTGAACATCGCGTTTACAGCGGGAGCATTTGTAACTCATGCGTAGTGAGAGCGTCGTGAATTAGTCGTCTTCGCCGAGTGCGGCGCGAATCGAGCGCTTGACGGTTCGGCCGGCAGGGGTCTCTGGGCGGTAGGCACCGCCGGTGAAGACTTCGCCGGTCTCTTCGTTCTTCCAGATGCCGGTGCCGACGCGTGTGACGCTATCGCCGTCGACTTCTGCGCTCTGCATGTCGGCTTCGATCTCGCTGACACGGCGTCGGGCGACGCGGCCGTAGCGTGCGCCAAAGCGGCCTGCGCTCCCAACAGTTCCTTTCTGGGACATAGTAGCGCTATCTACCGTCAGCGGATTCTTAAACCTGTTGAGTCGTCGCTGTGGTGCTGGCTCCATCTCAGCGGCGCTTAGGCTGCCTGTTTGGCAACCGGACCAGTCAGTAACTCTCGGAAGACGAACGCGAGTGCAGCGAGATAGCCAACTGGCGCAAGTGGCGCAGCGAGTAGTCCCGTTGCGATGCCCGTCGTCGTGATGGCTGCGCGAACGAGGACTCCACTGATCGCAAGCAACGGAATCACGGCCAGGACGGCGTCTGGTCGCTCGAGCATAGCTAATTATATCTCATTACAGCCAGCCTCCTAAGGGCGGGACAACCAGCAGACAGTGTCTCTTCCATCGGCTCGTGACAATTCTTGCGTCGGCACCGTCAGCGAACTACTGAAAGTCCGACTCAGAGAGCACGTCGTTGAGATCGTCGCGGATGCGTTCGCCCATCTCGCGGTCGCGTGCGGTCGTCACGACGCGATTTTCCTGCACGCTCGAGCCGTCTCGCAAAAGCATGCGAACGTTGCCGCCATTGTCTGCGCGGGTGACTTTCGCGCGCATCCCGGACTGTGAACCCTTCCCGCCCGCGTCAATCGGGCCGGGGATAACCTTCTTGACGTGTGGATGGCCAGCGACGGCACGGATGGCACGCATGCCAGTGCGCCCCCCGATCAGCGTCGTGTGGCTGCCGCCGATTTTCTCTGCGGGTGGCGTCTCGACGACATCGAGTGCGCGCGTGCTTCGACGCTCGAGAACTGCCTGGACTGGCTCCTCGTCGTCGACGCGATAGAACGAGTGGTGAATGTCGTCTCGTACCGCCCGGATGATTGCTCGTTCGCCGCCTGCATACACTTCCTCGGGTCGCTTGCGTCGGATTTCGTCGCCGATCAACCCCGCGAAGTTCCGCAGTTCGACAACCTCGTTGTCGCCATCTTCCGGCATCGTCGTGATCGTCGTCTCACCGAGGACAGGGTCCGCATCGGCTCGTGGTCCGTGATCGTTCTCGTCGTCCTCACCTGCAAGCATCGTTAGCGTCGCCCGGTCGCGTCCCGCCTCGAGCACCACCGCCTCAGTGTTGCGTTCCCGACAGACCAGACAGAAGTCTCCGGGTTTCTCGAGTGGCGAGGCACAGTGGCGACACTTCATAGCGGGGGTTTTCGTCGCGCGTGTAAAACAAACCCGCTTTTGGTGCTCGCCGTGACCGCCGTCGGCATAGTCGTCCAGAACCCTCAAGACTCGCCCCGTCGTACGGATGGTCGATGCATCGGCGTCGACTCCTCGCGCTCGTGCCAGCGGGTCTCGTCTCGAGCGCTGGCTGTCTCGAGTACGTCACAAACGATAACGGCGAGGATATTACGGAACCTGGTGATGTCGACATCGTCTGGGACGACCTCGTTCGCGACGATCCCGGAACCGACGACGAGCGAGTGACAGTCTGGGGCGTCGTCAGAAATATCGGCGAGCGAACGCTGTACTACGTCGAAATCCGGGCGACCTTCTACGATGCGGAGGGTGAGGAACTCGAGAGCGTCATCGAGAACGTCGACGACGACGTCTCGACGGGTGAAGAGTGGGCATTCGAAGTCGAGTTTCCACACTTTGGTGAGCGAGCGGCCGAGGTCGAAACGTACGAACTCGAGCCGGCAACGGGTGTCTAACGAGCTCTGGTGGTGGCTCTGTAGTCCGACTCGAGTGGGCTGGGACGTGCGGATGCGAACGGAGACGACGCGTGTGTCGCTGGAGACAGGCGAAACCACGACGATCCGGCCATGACAGACCACGACGAGGGTGTGACGACGCTTGCACGCCAGGGCAGTATCACGTTTATCGGAAACGTGGTCAACGGCGTCTTCGGCTTTGCCATCGTCATGTTGATGACGCGGTTCGTCAGCCCCTCCGTCTACGGGCTGTTCGTCCTCGCAACCTCGGTTATTCTGTTCATGCAAGTGTTTGCGAACCTTGGCCTCCCGCTCGCAATCGACTATTTCGTCCCGCAGTACCTCGACGAGGGCGAACACGGGAAGGCAAAGGGCGTCATCGTCCAGGTGACGGCGACGGTGCTCGTGACGTCCTCGCTGGTCGCGTTCGCCATCGCAGCGGGCTCCGGCTTCATCGGCAATCTCTTTCAGGAGCCCGCGATGCAGATCGCGCTCTTGTTGCTGTCGGTCACGATTCCGATGCTCGCGATTTACAACGTCTTGCTCACCTCTTACTACAGCATCAAAAAGCTCCAGTACCGCGTCATCATGCGCGATCTGGTTCGACCGAGCGTCCGATTCGCCGTCACTGCTGGATTCTTGCTCGCCGGCTTTGGCCTGCTCGGACTCATCGGCGGCTACGTCATCGGCCTGTTCGTCGCGATCACCATCGGCACAGCCATCTTCGTCTCGAAAGCCTGGACCCTCCTGACGGCCGACCTCGAGTTGGTCGCACCGAAGCCGCTCGTGACCTACTCAGTGCCGCTGGCGATGACGAGCGTCGTCTTCGTTCTGATGGGCAATGTTGATTACTTCGTGCTCGGGTACTTCCTCGATTCGGACGACGTGGGCATCTACCGCGTCGGCTACATGCTCGGCTCCGGGTTGATGATCATCTTCAACTCGCTGTCACCGGTGTTCAAGCCCCTCATTGCGGAGACGAGAGACGATATCGATCTGGTCGAACAGCGGTTTCGGATCATGGCCCGCTGGATCGCGGGCATCACCTTGCCGATTACCATCATCCTCTCGCTGGGCGCGAGTTCCTACCTCGCCGTCCTCTATACGCCCCAGTACGCCGCAGCCAACCTCGTCGTCGTCCTCCTGTGTGGCGCATTCTTGTTCAACGTCACCTTCGGCGGCCCCGACGGCTCGCTCTTGCAGGGCATGGGCTACTCCCGCTTTGTCTTCGCCAACACCATTGTCCTCTTCGGTGCGAACTTCATCGTCTCGATCACGCTCGTGCCGATCTTCGGCATGGAAGGCGCAGCCATCGGCTCCGCGGTCGCACTCGTCCTCGTTGGGCTGCTCACGCTCGCCGAAATATACTATCTCGACGGCATCCATCCCTTTACCCGCGATTTCGCCAAAATCGTCGTCAGTGGCGTCCCCGCAACCGTTGCTGGCGCACCAGTCGTCTACCTCCTCGAGTCGGACCTCCTTGTCGTGGCCGCGCTCCCGGTGGTCGTCATCGGCGTCTACGTGCTCTCACTGATCGCGATGGATGCGTTCACCGAGGATGACGCACGCATGGCCGCCGAGTTCAGCCCAACACTCGAGAAGTGGTTACCGATTGGGTCCTGACTGCTCGCTAGTGCTCGCGGTCCGCCTCGAACTCCTCGATCCGATCCCGAATCTGTGCTGCCGTCTCGAGTTGGTCGTCGACGATAGCCGCCGTTTCTTCAGCGGACTCGAGGGCGGCTTCGGAGTGGGCGGCGTACTCCGCGGCGAGGGCGATCATTTCGTCGACGCTGTCGACTTGCTCGTCGTTCGCCGTCGCGATTTCTTCGATGCCTGTCGCGGCTTCGTCGACAACAGACGCGATCTCTTCGAAGGACTCGACGGCGTCCTCGATGTCCGAATTCGCCCGTCTGACGCGCTCGTTGGTCTCCTGAGCGGCGGCAACGGTTCGTGCGGTCTGGTTCTGGATCGTGTCGATTCGAGTCGTAATCTCGCTGGTGTGTTCTTTGGTCTCTTCGGCCAGCGACTGGACTTCGTTCGCGACGACGGCGAACCCATCGCCCGCCTCGCCCGCGTGGGCCGCCTCGATGTTCGCGTTCAGCGCGAGCAGGTTCGTCTGATCGGCCACGTCCCTGATCACGTCGACAATGTCGTCGATCTCTTTCATCCGGTTGCGAAGCGTCGTCGCGGTCTCCATCAGTTCGTCGACCGTTTTGACGACCTCCTCCATGCCCTCCTGGGTGTCGGCACTGGTCTCGAGGCCTGCCGTCGCGACCTCCTTTGACTCGTCGGCGGCGCTTGCAACCTCCTCGGCGCTGGCGGCGACTTCCTCCATCGTCGCGCCGTACTCCTGCAGTTCTGTCTGCATCTCGGTTGCCATCTCGACCTGTGTCGCCGCTCGCGACTCGAGGTCGTCCATCGTCTCGGCAATGTCCCGTGCGGTCGTCTCCTGTTCGGTTGCGAGCGTGCCGATTTCGGTCGATATCTGTTGTCTGGCGGCAGCAAGTTCTCGCTCAGTCTGGCGCAGGTCGGTCACATCGCGCATGACCGAAATCGCGCCCATGAGGTCTCCCTCATCGTCGTACATCGGCGCGTTCGAGCAGATCACTTCCCGGGTCTCCCCGTCGTGTGTCAGCACCTCGAGTTCGAGTTCTCGAATCGGTTCTTCAGTGGCGAACGCGCGCTCGATTGCGGTTTCTCGCGTGCCGTGGCTCTCATCGGTTCGGAACAGTTCCCACAGTTCCATTTCGGTCGCTTCGGCTGCTGTGACGCCAGTCAGCTCTGCCATTGCATCGTTGAACACCACGATCTCGCCATCCGCATCGATGGCGATGACGGGCGAGAGTATCTCCTCTAAGGCGTTCGTCCAGACAGCTTCGGCCTCGCTCTCGAGGTAGGTATCCATCGCGACCTGCATATCGAGATTCGTCACGCGAAGCACGGACAGGGCATCCTCGAGCGTCTCGTCGGCCCGCGCTGCGATTCGGTCGTGTGTCTCCGGCTCGAGGTCGTCTTCGATGTCCGCGAGAAATTGCGCAAAGAGTTCCGACAGCAGCCGCTCGTGATACTGCATGTACGAGCCGATATACTGCTTTGCCGGCATGTCGAGCATGCTGTGGA contains these protein-coding regions:
- a CDS encoding KEOPS complex subunit Pcc1, yielding MSSHDATLEFEYETPARAHLVADSIAREIGEIDDERSQTTLERADSTICIQITATDVIALRAAMNTWSTLLEVAEQTAAIGEAV
- a CDS encoding DNA-directed RNA polymerase subunit P — encoded protein: MSYKCSRCKRDVQLDEYGGVRCPYCGNRVLLKERSRDVKEVGVQ
- a CDS encoding eL43 family ribosomal protein; this encodes MSQKGTVGSAGRFGARYGRVARRRVSEIEADMQSAEVDGDSVTRVGTGIWKNEETGEVFTGGAYRPETPAGRTVKRSIRAALGEDD
- a CDS encoding DUF2103 domain-containing protein; protein product: MKCRHCASPLEKPGDFCLVCRERNTEAVVLEAGRDRATLTMLAGEDDENDHGPRADADPVLGETTITTMPEDGDNEVVELRNFAGLIGDEIRRKRPEEVYAGGERAIIRAVRDDIHHSFYRVDDEEPVQAVLERRSTRALDVVETPPAEKIGGSHTTLIGGRTGMRAIRAVAGHPHVKKVIPGPIDAGGKGSQSGMRAKVTRADNGGNVRMLLRDGSSVQENRVVTTARDREMGERIRDDLNDVLSESDFQ
- a CDS encoding FxLYD domain-containing protein, encoding MHRRRLLALVPAGLVSSAGCLEYVTNDNGEDITEPGDVDIVWDDLVRDDPGTDDERVTVWGVVRNIGERTLYYVEIRATFYDAEGEELESVIENVDDDVSTGEEWAFEVEFPHFGERAAEVETYELEPATGV
- a CDS encoding flippase encodes the protein MTDHDEGVTTLARQGSITFIGNVVNGVFGFAIVMLMTRFVSPSVYGLFVLATSVILFMQVFANLGLPLAIDYFVPQYLDEGEHGKAKGVIVQVTATVLVTSSLVAFAIAAGSGFIGNLFQEPAMQIALLLLSVTIPMLAIYNVLLTSYYSIKKLQYRVIMRDLVRPSVRFAVTAGFLLAGFGLLGLIGGYVIGLFVAITIGTAIFVSKAWTLLTADLELVAPKPLVTYSVPLAMTSVVFVLMGNVDYFVLGYFLDSDDVGIYRVGYMLGSGLMIIFNSLSPVFKPLIAETRDDIDLVEQRFRIMARWIAGITLPITIILSLGASSYLAVLYTPQYAAANLVVVLLCGAFLFNVTFGGPDGSLLQGMGYSRFVFANTIVLFGANFIVSITLVPIFGMEGAAIGSAVALVLVGLLTLAEIYYLDGIHPFTRDFAKIVVSGVPATVAGAPVVYLLESDLLVVAALPVVVIGVYVLSLIAMDAFTEDDARMAAEFSPTLEKWLPIGS
- a CDS encoding methyl-accepting chemotaxis protein gives rise to the protein MPPSGPTQSRLGLRRDVDEDALLEGIDLDADDIAWRKQFIGFDADDEARLAALTPLFDRVADDFAGEFYDHLTAHEETQTVLGRSDRTLVQLERTQAEYLRSLGEYAYDEGSDPGYGVDYVRQRAVIGKLHSMLDMPAKQYIGSYMQYHERLLSELFAQFLADIEDDLEPETHDRIAARADETLEDALSVLRVTNLDMQVAMDTYLESEAEAVWTNALEEILSPVIAIDADGEIVVFNDAMAELTGVTAAEATEMELWELFRTDESHGTRETAIERAFATEEPIRELELEVLTHDGETREVICSNAPMYDDEGDLMGAISVMRDVTDLRQTERELAAARQQISTEIGTLATEQETTARDIAETMDDLESRAATQVEMATEMQTELQEYGATMEEVAASAEEVASAADESKEVATAGLETSADTQEGMEEVVKTVDELMETATTLRNRMKEIDDIVDVIRDVADQTNLLALNANIEAAHAGEAGDGFAVVANEVQSLAEETKEHTSEITTRIDTIQNQTARTVAAAQETNERVRRANSDIEDAVESFEEIASVVDEAATGIEEIATANDEQVDSVDEMIALAAEYAAHSEAALESAEETAAIVDDQLETAAQIRDRIEEFEADREH